A single region of the Ornithorhynchus anatinus isolate Pmale09 chromosome 13, mOrnAna1.pri.v4, whole genome shotgun sequence genome encodes:
- the LOC114816099 gene encoding uncharacterized protein LOC114816099 produces the protein MSTRLGSGRATMDSSRCPRLLALLQALLLAHVPAAAPSPPAETSTITSRAGETVRLHCRPDPAGQPIRRVSWTLLRDGLRATVHGYWNGTDRPGDRDAGFGRRTGLSVRPGEAVLTIRDVGPRDSGTYRCDLGDGRAAVPRDVFLRVVGPDGPGLEEGGVEAGQPRARGGDDVPEEPVQLGVVADGLPQVDRGDALPAVGPGGVTRQLQELGRQVLQHGGQEDRGALRHPPRVTAAAQEAVHQAHREPQLGPGRARASRARAARAGGGPLRRGHAGGHDDALPRA, from the exons atgagtACACGGTTGGGAAGTGGACGAG CGACGATGGACTCCAGCAGATGCCCTCGGCTCCTGGCGCTGCTGCAGGCCCTGTTGCTGGCTCACGTGCCCGCGG ccgctccctccccgcccgccgagACCTCCACCATCACCTCCAGAGCCGGGGAGACCGTCAGGCTGCACTGCAGGCCCGATCCCGCCGGGCAGCCCATCCGGCGGGTCTCCTGGACCCTCCTCCGGGACGGCCTCCGCGCCACGGTCCACGGCTACTGGAACGGCACCGACCGGCCGGGGGACCGGGACGCCGGGTTCGGCCGCCGCACGGGGCTCTCCGTCCGGCCCGGGGAGGCGGTGCTCACCATCAGGGACGTCGGGCCTCGGGACAGCGGGACCTACCGGTGCGACCTGGGGGACGGTCGGGCGGCCGTGCCTCGAGACGTGTTCCTTCGTGTCGTGG GTCCGGACGGTCCAGGGCTTGAGGAGGGCGGAGTGGAGGCGGGGCAGCCCCGCGCCCGGGGAGGAGACGATGTCCCCGAAGAGCCGGTCCAGCTCGGGGTCGTCGCGGACGGCCTGCCGCAGGTGGACCGGGGCGATGCGTTGCCGGCGGTGGGCCCCGGCGGTGTGACCCGCCAGCTCCAGGAGCTCGGCCGTCAGGTACTCCAGCACGGCGGCCAGGAAGACCGGGGTGCCCTCCGCCACCCTCCGCGAGTAACGGCCGCGGCGCAGGAAGCGGTCCACCAGGCTCACCGAGAACCGCAGCTGGGCCCGGGACGAGCGAGAGCGTCGAGGGCCCGAGCGGCGCGGGCCGGAGGGGGACCCCTCCGCAGAGGGCACGCGGGCGGCCATGACGACGCTCTTCCGCGGGCCTGA